One Streptomyces umbrinus genomic window, GGCGCGCCCGGCGCCGACGGCATCCACTGCGAGGGCAACTGCACCCTGCAGAACGTGTGGTGGGAGGACGTCGGCGAGGACGCCGCCACCTTCCGCGGCGGCTCGACGTACACCGTGACCGGCGGCGGCGCCAAGAAGGCGGCCGACAAGGTCTTCCAGCACAACGGGCCTGGCACCCTGAACATCTCCAACTTCGCCGTCAGCGAGTTCAAGACGCTGTACCGCTCCTGCGGCGACTGCTCCACGCAGTACACGCGCAAGGTGAACCTCAGCAACATCGAGGTGACCGGCACGGGATCCACCGCGCGGCTCGTCGGCATCAACGTCAATCGCAACGACGTGGCGACGCTTCGGGGCATCACGATCCTGAACGACTCCAGCCGGAAGGTCATCCCCTGCCAGAAGTACAACAACAACACCGCGGTCGGTACGGGCCCCGACAGCACCAACTGCCTGTACGCCGCCTCGGACATCACCTACAGGTAGGCCGTGACGGGTGACTTGACCCAGGTGAGCCGATTCAGGTGAGCCGACACGGGTGAGCCAGGGCCCGACGGCTGGACGAACTTCCTTTACTCCCAAGGAGGTTCGCCCGGCCGTCGGGCCCAATGCCGTCAGCCGACGTCGAAGAGATTCGGCAGTCGCAGGAGGTAGCGGGTGCGGTCGTGGCGTTTGAGGGCCTCGAGTTCCGGGGCCCGGTACAGCGGGGTGACGGTGCATCGTTCGGCGGCCGAACCGACCCTGTCCAGAAGGGCGTTGACCGCCTGCCGGGCCGAAGTGTTGGCGCCTTCCATGGTGGCCAGGTCGATGGGCACGGCCACGTAGTCGCCGGACAGGAAGAGGTTGGGGATCTTCGTGGCCGACCGCGGACGGTGGTGGAAGGTCCCCGTCGGATGGATGAGCAATTGCTCCTCGTTGACCGGGTTCGGGGTGCCGAGTCCGTCCACGGCCGGGTCGAGGAACCAGGAATGCAGCACGGAGTCCTTGAGGACCGTACGGCCGGTGTCGTTGAGCGCCGCCTTCAACTGCGCCCACACCTCGCGCGCGACCTCGGCACGGGTGCACTGCTTGGCGGTCTTGCCGTACAGGATGCCCGGCCGGTCCCATTCGGAGACGTCCACGGACAGACAGTCCGCGACCGTGCCGTCGCCGAAGTCCTTGGGGAAGTCGTGGCCCGGCCAGTGCTGGGCCTGGGCGATCGCGGTCAGCGACCAGGGGGAGTCGATCAGGTCGAGGTGGCCGTGCAGGATCGGCGTACGTTCCGTCAGATAGAACTGGATGCCGGTCATCCAGTCCGTCTCCAGCCGGTCGCACTCGGCGAGTTGGGGGTCGGCGGCGCGTACGGCGGAGTTCCAGGTGCGGCGCGCGTGTTCGACCGCGCATGGCCGAGATGTAGTGGTCGGCGGTGACGGTCCGGCGGGCACCGCCCGGGTCCTCCATGACGGCCCCGGCGATCCGGCCCGCGTCCAGGGTCAGGTCCCGTACGGTCCAGCCGATGTTGAACTCGACCCCGAGCGACTTCAGATACGTCACCCAGGGGTCGATCCACGCCTCGTTGGTGGGCGCGTTGAGGATCCGGTCCAACGGTCCGTCCGCGCCCCGCCCGAGGATGTTGAAGGCGAAGGCCTCCAACAGGGTGGCGACCGTCCGGGTGCTGGCCTCCTCCGCCTTGGTGGCCACGATGTTGCGGGTGATCCCGATGGCGAGGATCCGCTGGTAGTCGTACGACATCCGCCCGGCCCGTACGAACTCCCACCACGGCATCTGCTCCCAGACCTCGTCGCGGCGGTCGTCGCAGCTGGTGAGGAAGACGAGGAAGCGGTTGGCGAAGTAGAGGGCCTCGTGGAGGGGGAGGTTGAAGGCGGTGTCCAGGACCGAGGTGAGGGCGCGGCGGATCTCGTCGGGGGTGAGTTCGGCCGGGGTGTTGCCGGGCCAGGGGAGTGGGATCCGGATGTCCTCGCGACCGCCCGACCGGGCGAACAGCATCTCCTTGGGGGCGACGAGGTTGTCGTGAACACCGTTGGGGTTGCCGGGGAAGGGGATGCGCCGCATGGTGTCGGGCAGGTTGTGGTAGATGCCGGGGATGAAGCGGAAGCCGTGTTCCCCGGGCAGGGGCCCGCGGCCGCCCGTGGCGCTGTCCGGTACGTCCATGCTGCGGGCCTTGCCGCCCAGCGTCTTGCGCTCGTAGACCGTCACCCGAAAGCCGCGTTCGGCGAGTTCGTGCGCGGCCGTGAGACCGGCGACGCCACCGCCCAGTACGGCCACGGTCTGCGGGGCGGCGCTGTTCTGGGCCGCGGCCCGCTGGGGAGCCGCCAGAGCGACCCCGCCCCCGGCTGCCGCGGCCGTGCCCAGGAACCCTCTGCGCGTGGTACCGCCCACTGCTCCCCCTTACCGTCGGTAACTATTGGCGCACGAGGATACGAGCGCCGCACCGATCTCGGAAGGCGACCGACGAAGCCTGCGTCACTTTGGCTTGATGCCGCATCACGTCGGCGGCATCGAGTACGAGCCCACGAGTCCTCGGCTGTCACCCTCGGCGGAATCACGGCGCTGGTCGGGCGGCTCCGATGCCTCCTGCTCTGGGCACGGGTGGGTGGTGGCCGCCGGTCCGTGTGACACGCTCAATGTGCTGCCCACCGACGCGGTCGGCGATTCGGCTTCGTCGCCATGTCTGTTGTGTGAGCGCCGCCTCCGACAAGGGGCTGGGCCGCTCGGCTGAGGGCGGCACCGGATGAGTGCCATGCGCGGGTGGCTGACGTCCACCGGCTGCGGTCACTGCTCGCAGATGAAACACCGTCAGCGGGGCAGTCGTCCCGTGGTGCGTCGGCCTCACTGAAGGAGCCTCACATGTCTCCGCGCTTCCGCAGGGCCAAGACCAGAGCGCCTCCGCGAATCGCCCGCGGACCTCCATCAAACCTCGCGTCAACCCCGCTGTGAGCGGGACAAGTTCGGCCGTCACGCAGTGACTGCGGGACTCCGGAACTACCAAGGGACATTGATGGGGAATCTCAGAAGTCTCAGAAATCCCAGGGACGAAGAGGAACGGGCGCCCAAGCGCAAGGTGCTCGACCTGACTGTTGTGCAGGTAGTGGCGAGCGCCCTCGCCACTGTCGTGGGCGCGGTGCTGGCGTCCCTGCTGGGCGTGACCGGGACGATCATCGGCGCCGCTGTGGTCAGCACCAGCGCGACCACCGGCGCCGCGGTCTTCTCGCATGCGTTCCGACGGACGGGCGAGGGGATCCGTGGCCGGGTGCCGCCCGTAGGAGTGCCGAGGACGCCGGGCGAGGATCGGGAGGAACACCGCGCGGACGCCCGGGCGGCGTTCGCGTTACCGGCGGACGCCTCGGTCGCCGACGCGACAACGCCCCACACGCCCGCCGAAACGCCCTCCGAAGATGAGTCCGTCACCACCTATCGGGGTGGCTCGGTCCGGAAGTCCATCGGATGGAAGAAGTACGCCCTGGCGACGGGCCTGGTCTTCGCACTGGCGATGGTCACCGTGACCGCGGTCGAGCTGATCATGGGCAAGCCGGTAGCGGCTGTCGTCAAGAACGAGCCGGGCAGGGGAACTTCGGTGGGCGGCGGCACGGCCGGTACCCCCGCTCCCGCCGACAGCGGCACACCCGCCCCGGACGCGTCGAGTAGCACGGCGCCGCAGAGGAGCATCTCTGCCTCGCCGGAAGAGAGTTCGGCGCCGGAGACCAGCCCTGGTCCCAACGCCAAGCCCAGTCCCAGCTCCAGTTCCAGCGCTTCGGTGTCGTCCGTGCCGTCCAGCGGCGGTGCCCTGAGCAGTTCCGACGCCACGGCTGATGAGCGGTGACGCGCCGGAGGGGCTGCCCTTCAACCTGGCTAGGCGCAGGCCGAGTTGGCAGGCGTCTTGCTGCGGGAAGAGGCGAAGCGTCTGGTTGGATGCAAGATCGCGTGAACTCCTACGCGGCAGTTGACAAGCGCGGCCGGTAGCAGCAGGCAGACGAAGGGTGGATCTCATGGGAACGACGCGGGACCGGTCGGTGGGGCACGACGACATCCAGGTCCCCCCGGGCCGGACCAGGTGGTGGGTGGTCGCCCTCATCCTGGGTCTGCCGGCCCTTCTCGTAGTTGGCTTCCTCGCCATGGTCGTGCTCTGGGTGCTCGCCGACGACTCGTCCGGGGCTGAGCAGCGACCTTCCAACGGGCTTCAGGTGAGCGTTGGAGGCGAATGGGGCGAAGGCGGATGGGCGGCCTGAGCAGGACGACGGTTCGTGTCGGCCCCGTAAATGCTGAAGCGTCTCCTGTGCCGTGTCGGCATTCGATGCAGCGACTCCGGCGAAACACGCCGGGGTCGCTTCTTGTGGACGGCTGTGCGTGCGGGTGAACCACCGTGCATTCGATATTAATACGGTCAGTGCGGCTTTGAGTGTGCTCGCGCGACGTAGCAACCCGCGCTTTTCTTGGTCCTCCACGTGTCGAATATCTTGGCGCAGCAGCGCGACTCCGGCAGGCATATATTCCGCTGCGACTCGTCCA contains:
- a CDS encoding pectate lyase encodes the protein MTSPAIPRARRRALTGTLAALGLSSVMITTVGAPPASAATWPTPSSSQGVSSTISVSGVRDGGMVRYYGSGDLAGDGQEEGQDPIFKLAAGATLKNVIIGAPGADGIHCEGNCTLQNVWWEDVGEDAATFRGGSTYTVTGGGAKKAADKVFQHNGPGTLNISNFAVSEFKTLYRSCGDCSTQYTRKVNLSNIEVTGTGSTARLVGINVNRNDVATLRGITILNDSSRKVIPCQKYNNNTAVGTGPDSTNCLYAASDITYR